From Rhabdothermincola sediminis, a single genomic window includes:
- a CDS encoding DUF302 domain-containing protein, giving the protein MQSITTTVPLSLTEAEHAVRAALAEQGFGVLTEIDVAATLKAKLDVDRPPLKILGACNPALAHRALEIDPSTALALPCNVVLEPAADGGTAVHVADPRELMADPAMAELAEQAATKLRAALDALGRDAGAAS; this is encoded by the coding sequence ATGCAGTCCATCACCACGACCGTTCCGCTCTCCCTCACCGAGGCTGAGCACGCCGTACGGGCCGCGCTCGCCGAGCAGGGCTTCGGCGTGCTCACCGAGATCGACGTGGCCGCCACCCTCAAGGCCAAGCTCGACGTCGACCGGCCCCCGCTCAAGATCCTCGGTGCGTGCAACCCCGCCCTCGCCCACCGGGCGCTCGAGATCGACCCCTCGACGGCGCTCGCGCTGCCGTGCAACGTCGTGCTCGAACCCGCCGCCGACGGCGGCACGGCGGTGCACGTGGCCGATCCCCGCGAGCTCATGGCCGACCCGGCGATGGCCGAGCTGGCCGAGCAGGCTGCGACCAAGCTCAGGGCCGCGCTCGACGCCCTCGGCCGCGACGCAGGGGCCGCGTCGTGA